In Hyalangium minutum, the sequence GATGGAAGCGTCGAACTCATTGCCGGCCGTAATTCGACGGTCATGCCAAGGCTCGATGAGCCCCTGGCGCTTGAGCATCGTCAGGTGAGTCTCGAGCCTGTTACGAAGTGCCTCGTCGGCATGGCTGTAAGAAAAGAAGAGCTTTGCCATTAACTGAGCCTCGGTCAAACACGTGAAGAAGACTAGTTTGTGATACCAAAAGCATTGGTCCCAGGCACCACATGGCCATTTGCGGAATAGCCCCGTAAAGCCTCTGGTAAACACTCCTCAAGGGGAATCTGAACTGACTAAGGCATTATATTGGCTTATTGGCCTTTGCGTATGGCATTATTTTTTTGGCGTCGGGATACCGGAAGATGAGTGCAGCAAACGCATCTCTCTCCCAACAAGTTCCCTCATACGCCCCGCCAGGCGTCAAAGTCTTGCCATTAACAACAAGCGCATTGAGCGGTGGGAGGTGGTTCGCCATGCAGAATCGAGCGATCTCTCCCAAATAGCGCCCAAGTTTAATTGGAGGCGCATTTACCCCAGCAGCACTTCTGATTCTACCGTAAGTCGTCAGTCGTTTGGGTATCCTCTCAGGACGATAGGTCCTCCGAAAGACGAGCCGATTTTTCGACTGATGCCGCAATAGCGCTCGGAGCAACTTCCGGGCAGTCAGGGATATCGGCACTCGTCTCAATTTTCTCTCTGGCTTGGCTGTGCCTTCCATCGCAGTGGCTCCATCGGAAGAACGAATGACCTCAAGATAGAAAGGCTATCCCACCCCTGCAAGGCGCTTCTATGGCATATGCATGAATCCTAACATGGCAGGTAAACACCGATGAATTCCGGCAACTTGGGATGTCAACAAACTCATGGCCTTCTCTCTGCGGCCTCTTCGTGTCCCCTTCGATGTCTCATGGAGACAAACCTGCCGAAGAGGACCTAGCCCGGATCGGTCACACCGAGGACGGACGAAGGGAGAGTGTCTCTGCGTAGCCTGACGGTGGCAGCTGGAGATGCCTTGGGAGTGTTCTGGCTTGGTCGCCAAGCAAGGCTCGGCCCCCTCCGGCCGGAGGGGGGCCTGCGCCAAGTTGTCAAAGAGCGGCGGACGTCAGGAGGAGGCGGCGGGTACGGCGAGAAACTGCTGGGTAATGCGTGCAAACACCTCGTCTGGATGGATGGCGCACCCGTAGCGCCGCTCCAGGTGGGCGGCCAGCATTGCCACCGTCCAGGTGTGGGTGGAGTAGCCCCAGTCCGAGGGTGGGCAGCTGAGTTCTTGGAAGATGAGTTCGGCGGTGATGCGAGCTGCTGCCGGGGGACGTCCGCTACGAGGCGCATCTCGCAGTGCCTCGACTTGCCGTGCCCGCAGGTACCGTTCGAGCCAGAAGTACACCGCAGCTCGGCTCATCCCGGTCACCTGCGCCGCTTCGGCCAGCGTACGGCCCTCGGCCACGAGGAGCAGAGCCTGGGCGCGCCGTTACACGCGCACATCCTCGGCCTGTCGAAGTGCTTGCCGAAGACGTGCTCGATCATGCCCGCTCAGCCCTCGCTGGGTGGGGCCTCGTCCCTTCTGCATCCACCCAATCTAGGCCCCGCCCCGCTATTGTGTCAGGAACTTTTGCCTACCCACTTAGCTAGGAGGCAGTCTCTGTCCTGGTTCATCGGAATACGCCGTACACTGCGGCTTGCATCAGACGCGTGGTGGTTCCGACCAGTCGGAAGCAGGAGCACGCCGGTTCCGACCAGTCGGAAGCATGTGCACGTCGGTTCCGAACAGTACGATTGAAAATTACGTTCGGGGGCTACGGTGCTGGGGGCAGCTCGTCTAGGTGCGCTAGGTGCTCCTCGGCGGCACGGCGGTATCTCGGGACGACCTCCACGGCGAGCCAGTCGCGGATCTGCTGGCGTGCCCCTGCGAGATCTCCAGCATCTCGGAGTTCCGTCATCCGGTACATGGCGCTCTTAAGCCGGTCTGAGGCATCACGGAGGCGCCCCATGATCTGCCCGAGAAGCACCCCAGCAATCTCAGGGCTGGCTAGCGCCGGCTCCGTCTCGGCCTCGCTCATGCCCACGTCAGCGGCGGACCGTCGGAGGAAGGCGCGCATCCCCTCGTTGAGTTCCAGAGGCTGCCCTCGCTGGACACGGTGCAGAAGAATGGGAAG encodes:
- a CDS encoding DUF2379 family protein, with amino-acid sequence MPTAATLLGEIRRRIDEGSHRLGRAQTRAYRLRDAGDLDGARRQMEKVLAVEVVPHYRRIAESELREATRLKAVVASGQPDPKLSDRAQLPILLHRVQRGQPLELNEGMRAFLRRSAADVGMSEAETEPALASPEIAGVLLGQIMGRLRDASDRLKSAMYRMTELRDAGDLAGARQQIRDWLAVEVVPRYRRAAEEHLAHLDELPPAP